One window of Arvicola amphibius chromosome 6, mArvAmp1.2, whole genome shotgun sequence genomic DNA carries:
- the LOC119816560 gene encoding vomeronasal type-1 receptor 4-like — protein sequence MELNFLMEVIFLFMTVLGTLGNISVSVNNMISWWRGPEKKPVHLILIHLAFTNIMILLAKGLPKTLPALGLRNFPGNIGCKIFIYLQRVARGLSICTSGLLTVVQAIIISPRTSGWRRLRPKSAWHILPFFLFFWILNALIGMNLIHSVTSTSLNISQFKSEDGHCYFMQESQKTKWIVLPLMVLRDTVFQGAMGAASGYMVLLLHKHHQHVLYLQNSKLLYRTPPELRAAQSVLLLMLCFVFFYWADCAFSLFLSLSIGEKSFMGSIQKFLALGYATFSPVVLIHRDGLLPECWHVE from the coding sequence atggaattGAATTTTCTTATGGAAGTGATTTTCCTCTTCATGACTGTGCTTGGCACTCTGGggaatatttctgtttctgtgaataaTATGATCAGTTGGTGGAGAGGCCCTGAGAAGAAACCCGTACACCTTATTCTCATCCACTTGGCTTTTACAAATATTATGATCCTTCTTGCAAAAGGATTGCCAAAGACATTGCCAGCTTTAGGTTTGAGAAACTTCCCAGGTAACATAGGATGTAAGATCTTCATTTACCTTCAGAGAGTGGCCCGTGGACTCTCCATCTGCACCAGCGGTCTCCTCACTGTGGTCCAGGCCATCATCATCAGTCCCAGAACTTCTGGGTGGAGGAGGCTCAGACCAAAGTCTGCATGgcacatccttcctttctttttattcttttggataCTCAATGCTTTAATAGGTATGAACCTAATCCATTCTGTCACTAGTACAAGCCTGAATATATCACAGTTTAAGAGTGAAGATGGCCACTGTTATTTCATGCaagaaagtcagaaaacaaaatggattGTTCTCCCTCTCATGGTCCTGAGAGATACTGTGTTTCAGGGAGCCATGGGAGCAGCCAGTGGCTACATGGTACTTCTTCTCCACAAGCACCACCAGCATGTCCTCTACCTTCAGAACTCCAAGCTTCTCTACAGAACTCCTCCTGAGCTGAGAGCTGCTCAGAGTGTCCTCCTTCTaatgctctgttttgttttcttctattgggCTGACTGtgctttttctctatttttaagtcTCTCTATAGGAGAAAAATCCTTTATGGGAAGTATTCAAAAATTTCTGGCTCTTGGCTATGCAACTTTTAGCCCTGTTGTGTTGATTCACAGGGATGGACTTCTGCCTGAGTGTTGGCATGTTGAGTGA
- the LOC119816527 gene encoding vomeronasal type-1 receptor 4-like — MLIKFIKQIVFLFMNMFGMLGNIYISVNYMFSWWGGPEKKPIHLILIHLAFTNIIMLLTKGLPKTMADFGLRNFLDDIGCKILVYLSRVARGVSICTSGLLTVVQAIIISPRTSGWRRLRPKSAWHILLFFSFFWILNALIGMNLIHSATSTSLNISEFKSENNYCYFMQESKKTKQIVLPLMVLRDAVFQGAMGGASGYMVLLLHKHHQHVLYLQNSKLLYRTPPELRAAQSVLLLMLCFVFFYWADCAFSLFLSLSLVDDSLMVNIKKFLALGYATFSPVVLIHRE, encoded by the coding sequence atgctcATAAAATTTATTAAGCAAATAGTTTTCCTTTTCATGAATATGTTTGGTATGCTGGGAAACATTTATATTTCTGTGAATTATATGTTCAGTTGGTGGGGAGGGCCTGAGAAGAAACCCATACACCTTATACTCATCCACTTGGCTTTCACAAACATCATAATGCTTCTTACAAAAGGATTGCCAAAGACAATGGCAGATTTTGGTTTGAGAAACTTCCTAGATGACATAGGATGTAAGATCCTCGTTTACCTGTCAAGGGTGGCCCGTGGGGTCTCCATCTGCACCAGCGGTCTCCTCACTGTGGTCCAGGCCATCATCATCAGTCCCAGAACTTCTGGGTGGAGGAGGCTCAGACCAAAGTCTGCATGGCACAtccttctgttcttttcattcttttggatACTCAATGCTTTAATAGGTATGAACCTAATCCATTCCGCCACAAGTACAAGCCTGAATATATCAGAGTTTAAGAGTGAAAACAATTATTGCTATTTTATGcaagaaagtaaaaaaacaaaacagattgtTCTCCCTCTCATGGTCCTGAGAGATGCTGTGTTTCAGGGAGCCATGGGAGGGGCCAGTGGCTACATGGTACTTCTTCTCCACAAGCACCACCAGCATGTCCTCTACCTTCAGAACTCCAAGCTTCTCTACAGAACTCCCCCTGAGCTGAGAGCTGCTCAGAGTGTCCTCCTTCtgatgctctgttttgttttcttctattgggCTGACTGtgctttttctctatttttaagtcTCTCTTTAGTGGATGATTCCTTGatggtaaatattaaaaaatttctggcCCTTGGTTATGCAACTTTTAGCCCTGTTGTGTTGATTCACAGGGAATGA